The Vicia villosa cultivar HV-30 ecotype Madison, WI linkage group LG1, Vvil1.0, whole genome shotgun sequence genome includes a region encoding these proteins:
- the LOC131644219 gene encoding F-box protein PP2-B10-like has product MTEIQELPEGCIAAILSRTTPVDAGRFSVISKTFRSAADSDAVWNQFLPSDSNFIASVVSHSPSLGNAPTKKALYLALSDHPIIIDNGHKSVQLDRKTGKFRYMLAARSLTIIWSDHDQYWDWIELPESRFPEVAELRDVCWFDIQGTINTVALSPNTEYAAYLVFKMVGARGFQNRPIELSVFVEGGHSNTKNVCLDPDVEGRSHDRVVGLECPNVRSDGWLEIEMGEFFNSGIENEEVHMKVLETKGGNWKRGFIVEGIEVRPK; this is encoded by the exons atgaCTGAAATTCAGGAGTTGCCGGAAGGATGCATCGCCGCCATACTGTCTCGTACTACTCCCGTTGACGCCGGCAGATTCTCCGTCATTTCCAAGACTTTCCGTTCTGCGGCCGACTCCGATGCCGTCTGGAATCAATTCCTCCCTTCCGATTCCAATTTCATAGCTTCTGTTGTTTCACATTCTCCCTCACTTGGCAACGCCCCTACCAAGAAGGCTCTCTATCTCGCTCTCTCCGATCACCCTATCATCATCGATAATGGTCACAAG AGCGTTCAATTGGATAGAAAAACTGGAAAGTTTCGTTACATGCTTGCTGCTAGATCTCTCACTATTATTTGGAGTGATCATGACCAATACTGGGACTGGATTGAATTGCCTGAATCCAG GTTCCCTGAAGTTGCTGAGCTTCGTGATGTATGTTGGTTTGATATTCAGGGTACGATAAACACCGTTGCATTGTCCCCAAATACTGAGTATGCAGCTTATCTTGTGTTCAAGATGGTTGGTGCCCGTGGATTTCAGAACCGTCCCATAGAGTTATCAGTTTTTGTCGAAGGTGGACATAGTAATACTAAAAATGTCTGCTTGGATCCTGATGTGGAAGGTAGGTCTCACGACAGAGTAGTAGGATTGGAATGTCCTAATGTGAGAAGTGATGGGTGGTTGGAGATTGAGATGGGAGAGTTCTTCAATTCAGGCATAGAGAATGAAGAAGTCCATATGAAGGTTTTGGAGACTAAGGGTGGTAATTGGAAGAGAGGTTTCATTGTTGAAGGAATAGAAGTTAGGCCTAAGTAA